The Elaeis guineensis isolate ETL-2024a chromosome 3, EG11, whole genome shotgun sequence region TAAGAAAAATTGGGATAGCAAAATTGTGCTTATGTGAATAATTATACCATAAgttattccctttttttttttccccctttatgGGCTACAATATTTGAAATAACTTTCGGAAGAGGTTTTGTGGTCCAAAACAATTAACTAATAGGCATTGATGATAGTTTTATGTTAGGAATAGCTTATGACAACTGCCTGTTGGAATAGTTATGCCTGGCATAAGCATTTTTGACCAGCATAACTATTCcctgcttattcttattttctaaAAGCAGTTTGGCAGGCATCGGGCTTAATCCAAGTCTTAAACCTGCTTTATTCCCCAACCAAATGCTGTCTCAGAGAATACTACGGCAGTGTTTAGTTTTAAATACAGAAAGTACTGAATAAGATGTTGCACCAGTTTACCAATTGAGTCATATACTCAAAATCACTTTTGATTAAGTTGTTGTAGTAGTTTACCaaggaatatttttaaaatcatgaGGAGCAATCGAGGTTATTGAACATGTGTTGTTGCCACTTCCAAAGGATTATGTTGATGTTTGCGCTTAGGTTTAGCATGCATAACATGATGATTATGTTGAAATCTTCAAGGTGAGGGACAATCGATCATTTCAGGAATTGAGCTGCAGCATTTGAAGCTCCTTTTCAGCTTTTGAATCTCACTTTTTGCTATCTTGTTTATATTGCACTATGCTTCAAAGTTATAATACCAATTTGTTCCTCATTAGTCAATGGCCATGTCCTGATGGTATATTTGTAATTTTTGTGACTTGAAGCCAAACATCTCTCCAGTGTATGAATGTGCATGGTGAATTATATTGCAATTGGTCGACAGTTTCCAATTTTGGGTTACATTCATTATCTCTTGATTAACATATTACATATATGGGTTACATGAAATGCTTCTTTGTTAGATCTTTAGTAGTTGAGGCCTCAATATTTTGGCCATAACTTTGATTCAAGATTTGTGGGGCCATTAGCTTTGGGAGTAAATCTGATTGACCCATTAGCAGTCTTTTTACAATGATATGACGCTGTAGGCACCTATTTCATGAATATCtatgggtaaaaaaaaaaaaaaaaaaccatttggTCCACATCCAAAGGTTCAACAATAAGTATGTAGTCCAACTGTATATTCTTGTTAATGTacaaattatgattttatgattAGCTTGTAGCTGGTTTTTAAAGATCTCaccctcctataacttactattTTTTCTATATATCTGACATGCACATTTGAATATTCCTGCATTTTAGATTGGCGATAATATAACCTGTTTCTCTTGACTGAAGATTGTGTTCCTTGTGTTTGTTGAAGGTTGTTCTATTGTTCTATGAGAACCAGTGCCGGAGCACCTGGTCTGCTCACAGTTTGTGGAGGTACCTCGACTGTGCTCTCGATGTTAGAATATTTTCCCCATCAGACACCTCAATGTGTGACATTTGATTCATTTGTAGGGAACTTCAGGACTGCCATTTAGTTCTGGTTCTACTTCCTCTTGTTCAGATGGCAGTGAATATGATCCTACTAGAAGTCATGCTTCTGCTCACCGCAACTTCTCAAGCTGCTGTTCTTTCATGTCCAATCCTATTCACCCTCTCTGTTTCCCCGACCATACACTTGGCTGTGAAGAAGGTCATGGTTCTGCTTCTACCACACACCAATAACAGTCAACACAAGTGCTCATGGAGCTTCGGTCTCCTGGGTTCTCGGAGAATGTGGGCAACACTCAAACAGAATCGGTGCAGTGGATTAGTCGTAGTAGCTTGGACATCACCGATGTTTCTGAGCTATAGCTCGGAATTTGATTCTTTGTGTCCATACAACAATAGGTATGGAGATGCCAACTGTGGTCTTTGTGAGAGGCTACTGTCACAGAGGTCATCATGGGGTTCTTGCTGTATTGTTCGTGGTGGAGATACGCCAATAGCAGGTGTTCTTTCATGTTGGCATGTCTATCATGCTGAGTGCTTAGAATGTAATACCCCTTAAGTTGCAGAAACATGACCCACCTTGCCCACTATGTGAAAAGTCAGAGGAGAATGCTTCAGAGCAGTGGGTACTTTGCAGGTTAAAGAATGAAATCCCAAGGTTAAGGTCACTTGGGGAGGAAGGACCTTCTTCAAGAGTTTGGAGCTGTGTTCAGGCGGGAGATTGTGTAGAAGGGGCTCTGTATGCACCAAAACAGAGTAGCATGATGCTATCGAGCTGGAGCTGCCACAAAAGAAATCTGTCGTTGAAGGAAAATTTGGGCAAGGAATGGGCCGACAACTCAAAGAAGAGCAGGTTCTCTTCGCCGCATATGTTCCATGGAcattattgaaaaaaattgaCTGGCCTTCATTTACCGATCAATCTCCAAAACAGTTTGATCGACATCCGACTCTAACCCACCAAACGAACAGATGATTCTGAAAGCAACTACCGACTATATATCGGCTGAGCAGGCCGATACTATTTTCAACCGACCGATCGAACTCTCCTTATCGATCCAGATCGGTAAGCGATCGATGTTCGGACTCTACAGACAACAGATTACTTTGACCGTTGGTATTTTAGAGTTACTAACCGACAACTGACCCAACGCATAATCggccgactcattcaaatatatcataatcgTCACGGACGGTTACTCCACTGATACCGCGGCGTAATCCATGGAGATTAATAACCCATTATGAGATTACCATCCTGTAATTCTACGCCGCTAAATGCGAGACCATATCCGACAGTTACGAcgatctactctataaaaaggaGGTAAGGTAACAAATTTTGGGAAGCTAATTTTTATACGTTGAGCTTTATCTTCGTTTTCATTCTACTGTTGTCCAGTCttcttctctgacttaagcatcggaggatctccgtcggagacaactccggtcagtgtggacttcattttaCAGGTGCTCGTTTTTGACAAACAGGCGATGAGGAGATTGGCAGCAACAGATTTATGCGCCAGGTATGGGAAGACAGCGGCAAGAAGGAAACTCGCAATGATGAGAATCAGAGCTCAACGATCAACGGCAACCAGCTCGACAAGACACTCTTCCCATCGAAAAGAGACCTCTCCCCTGCCTTCGGTA contains the following coding sequences:
- the LOC140856283 gene encoding LOW QUALITY PROTEIN: uncharacterized protein (The sequence of the model RefSeq protein was modified relative to this genomic sequence to represent the inferred CDS: deleted 1 base in 1 codon), coding for MASSDSEGDVLKISDEACLFGRIHRAIGFCLSWRRGRSHGTAFWLAAWPVYTVEMQECCVSIFLMLNNSNLTQNIPLLTVRDEGWIPILYSDSICFHWLRDEIEKIDQGMSRKEGSETVKPSDVSFPQKWKVVLLFYENQCRSTWSAHSLWRELQDCHLVLVLLPLVQMAVNMILLEVMLLLTATSQAAVLSCPILFTLSVSPTIHLAVKKVMVLLLPHTNNSQHKCSWSFGLLGSRRMWATLKQNRCSGLVVVAWTSPMFLSYSSEFDSLCPYNNRYGDANCGLCERLLSQRSSWGSCCIVRGGDTPIAGVLSCWHVYHAECLECNTPKLQKHDPPCPLCEKSEENASEQWVLCRLKNEIPRLRSLGEEGPSSRVWSCVQAGDCVEGALYAPKQSDEEIGSNRFMRQVWEDSGKKETRNDENQSSTINGNQLDKTLFPSKRDLSPAFGSRAQFFMSHGYHRRSDCCDHATNERPRGGSQKPLTIANSATTTAGGATGGVFSTFQA